The DNA window CCGCGCCGTCAACCGGCTGCGCACTTCGCGGATGCGCCGCGAGGGGTTGTCGGCGCGCATGTTCATCACGACCACGCCGGCCCCTACGGCGCTCTTTCGCGAGATGCTGGGGGACCGCGACGGCCTGGTGCTCGCGCGCTCCTCGACGATGGAGAACACCGACAACCTCGACCCCGCCTACGTCCGGTATGCGCGGCGGGTGATGAACTCGACCGAGGGGAGACGGGAGTTCTTGGGTGAGCTGACGTTCGCCATGGACCCGGCCATCTACCGGAAGGTCAATTGGACCAAGACCCGCGTCGCCCCGAAGAAGCGCCCCAGCTCCTTCGACTTTGTTGTGGTGAGCATCGACCCCGCGACAGGAGAAAAGAAGACCTCGGACTTGCACGGCATCGTCGTCGTCGGAGTTAGACGCGAGGCAGACGGGATGGACCACGTCTATGTACTGGCGGACCTGTCGCTCCAGTCGCCCGAGCCGTCAGCATGGGCAAAGAGGGCGGTCGAGGCGCTACGGCACTGGGAGCCCTATGCAGCGAAGGACAGCCGTGGCAGAGCCAGGGCTTGGATATTTGCTGAAACCAACACAGGGGGAAACATGGTGCGTTCAACCATCCGCACCATTGCCAAGGTCAAGGTGCGGACAGAGCGAGCCATGCAGTCGAAGGCCGAACGCGCGTCTCCGGTGTCGTCCTACGCCGAATCAGGCCTCGTCCACATGGTGGGCACACACGACAAGCTGGAGGCTCAACTCGCGAAGTTCACCGGCGCCGAGGGTGGGCACGGCCGCGACGACCGCGCTGACGCCTTCGCGTGGCCCATCTGGAAGTACGTCATTCCGAAAAGGGCAAACCTGGGGGCGGCCGAGCGTGACGTGAAGGACGTCACAGCCGGCGCTTCACCCGCGGAAGATGACGACGAGTAAGGCGCCAGCCTCAAGAGGGCCGCATGCAAGGAGGGGACGTTGACGCCACCACCCCTTTTCGTAGGGCATGGCATCCCTCGTCCGCCGCGCCTTCCAAGCCCTCGGGCTACTCCCAGTCCATCAGGGCCCCATCGTCCGCATTCTCCCGGTCCCGAGTTTCAGCCCACGGCGGGGTAGCCGGGAGGTGCTACTCGCGTACCGTGAGATTGCCTGGCTGCGCACCGTGGTTGACACCGTGGCCGAGGCCACCGCAACCCCAACGTGGAAGGTCTACAAGCGCACCCGGCCGAACGGACTGAGCCGGGATGACAGGCGCCTGAAGTCGAGCGACAAGGCAGTGCGTACCAAGGCGATGAAGGAAGCAGCGGAGGCTGGAGATCTCGTAGATCTTCCGGACCATGAGCTGCTTCGGCTGCTGGAAGCGCCGCACCCACGCTACCCGGGCCGCGCATACTTGAAGCTCGGCCAGGTCCACGTTGATCTCGTGGGAGAGGTCTTCCTCTGGCTACAGCGTTCGGACGATGGACGCGTGGCTGGCTGGGTCATCGTCCCTCCCAGTCGCATCATGATGACCCCCACGCCCGGCAATCCCTTCTTCTTCATCAACTACAATCTATTCAGTGGCACGGTGCCAGAGGCGGATGTTCTCTGGTTCAAGCACCTCGACCCCGAGAATCCGGAGGACCGCGGCTCCGGCGCTGGCATGTCTCTGGGTGACGAGCTCGACACCACAGAGGCAATCTCCCGAGCGACCAAGGCCACCTTCGAGCGAGGGGGCGTTCCATCAGCCATCGTGGGTGTGGACAGCAAGGGCGGTGCCGCAGATGAATTGGACGACGCCGTGGACGACTTGCGGAAGGAATTCGAGTCCCAGTTCTCTGGACCGGAGAACGCCGGGCGGATGTGGTTCACGCGCGGAACCGCAAGCATCGCTGAGGTGCGGGTGTCCTTCCGGGAGCTCCAGACGGAGGAGCTCAAGAAGGGCCTGCTCGACTACATCCGACAAACCTACAACGTGCCACCGGAGCTCGTGGGAGACCTCTCGTCTAGCAACCGCTCCACAGCCGAGGACGCGAAGTACACCCTGGCCGACTTCGCCGTGCTGCCGCGCCTGGAGTTCTGGCGCACGTGGCTGCAGCACTGCCTCGTGCCGCTCGTCGACCGGGACGCAATCCTCGACTACGAGGACCCGCGCCCGCAGCACTGGGAGCGCGTCTTCCGCCTCATGACGACGCCACCAACCCAGGCGTTCACATGGAACGAGGTGCGTGTCCTGGCCGGGTATCAGCCAGACCCGGCGCTCGCTGGTCGGCGCCCGTTGCCGCTACCGGGACAAGGCGGGGGCGGCATCAACCCCGAGAGCGCCGCTGCGAACGCAACTCCCTCCCCACCGCGAGACAGGAGCGGCGAGGAGGGCCGCATCTAAGCGGTCCGCCGCCCCTTCTGTCGGGGCATGGCGACGATGCGATTCAAGCGGATGACAGCAGCCTCTCCGTCCACCGCCGGAGAGCTGCCTGTCTTCCAGGCGTGCGACACCGAAGTCGACCGCGACGGCGACCGAATGCTCCCCGGTGCGCTGAAGCTGGAGGAGTTCGCAGGCAATCCCATCCTCTACTGGGACCACGGGCACAAGCACGGCCGCCTTCCGGTTGGCACCTGCCGAGTCTGGGAAGAGGGCGGGCTGCACTTCATGGAGCCGCGCATCTCGGACGCCACGCAAGAGTCGCGAGACGTGAAGGCGCTGGTGGCCGACGGGACCATCCGCGCCTGCAGCATTGGGTACCTGACGCGGAGAGCTCGGCCCAATGCAACTGGTGGAGAGGATGTCCTCGACGCAGAGCTGGTCGAGGTGTCCCTCACTGGCATTCCCGCCAAACCCAAAGCCCTGAGAGTGAAGAGCATGACGCCCGAGGAGATGGCGAAGTCCTGGAAGCAGCTCGTCGAGGACATGGCCGAGACGAAGACGCTGGTGAAGGCGCTGCACGCGAAGGCGATTCCGCCCGAGGCGGAGGCAGACACCGACGAGCCCGCGGAGGAGCCCACCCCGACTGAGGGGAAGTCCACTGAGGACGAGCTCGAGGAGGCGCCGGACGGCGAGGAAGCCACGGTGGCGAAGTTCTTCCGGAGCTTCACCACCAAGTAGCGCGCCCGCCCCTTCTACCCGCCTGAGCGCGCCATCGCGTCGCATCCACACCAGCCTGGAGTTGTCATGCCCCAGAACAACCCGAAGAAGACTGCCCCGCCGACCGTGCCTCCCGAGGTGGAGAACGCGCTCGCGCCCATCATCATCAAGCACGTCGAGGCCTCGCTCGCCGCGCGCCAGCCCGCCCCCATGGAGCCGGGCAAAGCCCCCGCCGTGCTCAAGTACAAGGGGATGTTCGACACCGAGCGGCCCGCCCATGCCGCGCTCGGCCTGCGCATGAAGATGGCGTTCCTCGACTTCGAGGACCGCACCGCGCGCGAGAAGTCGAAGACGCGCAATGCGCCGCTGCGCGAGTTCATCGACAAGATGAAGTCGGCCGGTGTCT is part of the Myxococcus landrumus genome and encodes:
- a CDS encoding terminase large subunit domain-containing protein, with protein sequence MVASAAVLEAGEDLLAGIPVITSETHGRFSRLQRVALRARAKVGTAVGFADLVGLTPQELVALYYEPIYSLRPVQVPPLHYRTFFFLGGRGAGKTFAGASAVIEEARADPEARILIVGPTYSEIVKNQLEGTSGIITLSPPWFAPKYEKAKRRLVWPNGAQATWLPAKNADKFRGHQYTMIWADEPVAWKGDAIAVYKECRAVNRLRTSRMRREGLSARMFITTTPAPTALFREMLGDRDGLVLARSSTMENTDNLDPAYVRYARRVMNSTEGRREFLGELTFAMDPAIYRKVNWTKTRVAPKKRPSSFDFVVVSIDPATGEKKTSDLHGIVVVGVRREADGMDHVYVLADLSLQSPEPSAWAKRAVEALRHWEPYAAKDSRGRARAWIFAETNTGGNMVRSTIRTIAKVKVRTERAMQSKAERASPVSSYAESGLVHMVGTHDKLEAQLAKFTGAEGGHGRDDRADAFAWPIWKYVIPKRANLGAAERDVKDVTAGASPAEDDDE
- a CDS encoding phage portal protein — its product is MASLVRRAFQALGLLPVHQGPIVRILPVPSFSPRRGSREVLLAYREIAWLRTVVDTVAEATATPTWKVYKRTRPNGLSRDDRRLKSSDKAVRTKAMKEAAEAGDLVDLPDHELLRLLEAPHPRYPGRAYLKLGQVHVDLVGEVFLWLQRSDDGRVAGWVIVPPSRIMMTPTPGNPFFFINYNLFSGTVPEADVLWFKHLDPENPEDRGSGAGMSLGDELDTTEAISRATKATFERGGVPSAIVGVDSKGGAADELDDAVDDLRKEFESQFSGPENAGRMWFTRGTASIAEVRVSFRELQTEELKKGLLDYIRQTYNVPPELVGDLSSSNRSTAEDAKYTLADFAVLPRLEFWRTWLQHCLVPLVDRDAILDYEDPRPQHWERVFRLMTTPPTQAFTWNEVRVLAGYQPDPALAGRRPLPLPGQGGGGINPESAAANATPSPPRDRSGEEGRI
- a CDS encoding HK97 family phage prohead protease, whose product is MTAASPSTAGELPVFQACDTEVDRDGDRMLPGALKLEEFAGNPILYWDHGHKHGRLPVGTCRVWEEGGLHFMEPRISDATQESRDVKALVADGTIRACSIGYLTRRARPNATGGEDVLDAELVEVSLTGIPAKPKALRVKSMTPEEMAKSWKQLVEDMAETKTLVKALHAKAIPPEAEADTDEPAEEPTPTEGKSTEDELEEAPDGEEATVAKFFRSFTTK